The following are encoded together in the Rhizobium sp. SSA_523 genome:
- a CDS encoding Xaa-Pro peptidase family protein, with protein MTFPYVPQEFAARTPGGRDVALKFAPEEFARRLAATRKRLRERGLDALIVFAQESHYWLTSYDTAGYVFFQAGLVLADEDSETVLLTRTPDLRQASVASLYDDIRVWLNAEQANPAEDLRAILAEKGLSGGRIGIEYATYGLTGANARLVDKALEGFCRTEDASDIVRTGRLVKSAAELEHVRAAGRLADAAVRAAIEATRPGIPDTVLSGAALTTMLAGGGDIPSGGPLVNSGPRALYGRGIGGPRLIEPQDQILVELAGSHCRYHVVVEHTLVTGTPDPRQVDMLNLAREALEQIKDAARAGRELGTLDDIHRAVLDGGGFAKARYAACGYALGCTFKPTWMDVPPMIYSGNPLVMLPGMVFFVHIMIPDASTGLTAGVGQTFAITEGAPEVFSDLPVELYRC; from the coding sequence ATGACTTTCCCCTACGTTCCGCAGGAATTTGCAGCCCGCACGCCCGGCGGACGGGATGTGGCTCTGAAGTTCGCGCCCGAGGAGTTCGCCCGCCGCCTTGCCGCCACCCGCAAGCGCCTGCGCGAGCGCGGCCTCGACGCGCTGATCGTCTTCGCGCAGGAGAGCCATTATTGGCTGACCAGCTATGACACGGCCGGCTATGTCTTCTTCCAGGCCGGTCTCGTGCTGGCCGACGAGGACAGCGAGACCGTCCTTCTGACGCGGACGCCGGATCTGCGGCAGGCAAGCGTCGCCTCGCTCTACGATGACATCCGCGTCTGGCTGAACGCCGAACAGGCCAATCCGGCCGAGGACCTGCGGGCAATTCTCGCGGAAAAGGGACTTTCCGGCGGCAGGATCGGCATCGAATATGCGACTTACGGCCTGACCGGTGCCAATGCCCGCCTCGTCGACAAGGCTCTGGAGGGATTTTGCCGGACCGAGGATGCGTCCGATATCGTGCGGACCGGGCGATTGGTGAAATCCGCAGCGGAACTGGAGCATGTCCGCGCAGCCGGCCGGCTGGCGGATGCCGCGGTAAGAGCTGCGATCGAGGCCACCCGACCGGGCATTCCCGACACCGTGCTGAGCGGCGCAGCGCTGACGACCATGCTGGCGGGTGGCGGCGATATTCCTTCGGGCGGGCCGCTTGTAAATTCAGGCCCCCGCGCGCTTTACGGACGCGGTATCGGTGGGCCGCGCCTGATCGAACCGCAGGATCAGATCCTCGTCGAACTTGCAGGTTCGCACTGCCGCTATCATGTGGTGGTCGAGCATACGCTGGTCACGGGCACGCCGGATCCGCGTCAGGTCGACATGCTCAATCTGGCGCGGGAGGCGCTGGAGCAGATCAAGGATGCCGCGCGAGCGGGACGCGAACTCGGTACGCTGGACGATATTCACCGGGCGGTGCTGGATGGGGGAGGCTTTGCCAAGGCACGCTATGCCGCTTGCGGCTATGCGCTCGGCTGCACCTTCAAACCCACCTGGATGGACGTGCCGCCGATGATCTATTCCGGAAACCCGCTGGTCATGCTTCCGGGAATGGTCTTCTTCGTGCACATCATGATCCCCGATGCCTCGACGGGGCTGACGGCAGGCGTGGGCCAGACCTTCGCCATCACGGAGGGGGCGCCGGAAGTCTTCAGCGACCTTCCGGTCGAACTCTACCGGTGCTAG
- a CDS encoding dihydrodipicolinate synthase family protein yields MTFSSQSKGVYAIATTPFLDDGSIDFDSVDRLTDFYQDSGCSGITILGIMGEAPKLEPEESRAIVKRVVARARVPVIVGVSAPGFAAMRSLARSSMDMGAAGVMIAPPPALRTDDQIVGYFGQAVEAVGEDVPWVLQDYPLTLTVVMSPGVIAKIMSNHPSCLMLKHEDWPGLEKISKLRALQKSGELREFSILCGNGGMFLDFEPERGADGAMTGYGFPDMLNELVQLFADGKRDEAHDLFDAHLPLIRYEQQLGVGLAVRKHVLKRRGIITTDAQRRPAQMLTPTAKAEVDYLLARMAKKDKRAAF; encoded by the coding sequence ATGACATTCAGCTCGCAATCGAAAGGCGTTTATGCCATCGCCACCACGCCTTTCCTGGATGATGGCTCGATCGATTTCGACTCCGTCGACCGGTTGACGGATTTCTACCAGGATAGCGGCTGCAGCGGCATCACCATTCTGGGCATCATGGGCGAGGCACCGAAGCTGGAGCCGGAGGAAAGCCGCGCCATCGTGAAACGCGTCGTCGCGCGTGCGCGGGTTCCGGTCATCGTCGGCGTTTCGGCGCCCGGTTTCGCAGCCATGCGTTCCCTGGCGCGCAGTTCCATGGATATGGGCGCGGCCGGTGTCATGATCGCGCCTCCGCCGGCATTGCGCACCGACGACCAGATCGTCGGCTATTTCGGCCAGGCGGTCGAGGCCGTGGGCGAGGATGTTCCGTGGGTGCTGCAGGATTATCCGCTGACGCTGACGGTCGTGATGTCGCCGGGAGTGATTGCCAAGATCATGTCCAATCATCCGTCCTGCCTGATGCTGAAGCATGAAGACTGGCCGGGTCTGGAAAAGATTTCCAAGTTGAGGGCGCTGCAAAAGTCCGGCGAGCTGCGCGAATTCTCCATTCTCTGCGGCAATGGCGGCATGTTCCTCGATTTCGAGCCGGAACGCGGCGCCGACGGGGCGATGACGGGCTATGGCTTCCCGGACATGCTGAACGAACTCGTGCAGCTGTTTGCCGATGGCAAGCGCGATGAGGCGCATGACCTGTTCGACGCGCACCTGCCGCTCATCCGCTACGAGCAGCAGCTCGGCGTGGGACTGGCTGTGCGCAAGCATGTTCTCAAGCGCCGCGGCATCATCACCACCGATGCGCAGCGCCGTCCGGCCCAGATGCTGACCCCAACGGCCAAGGCTGAAGTGGATTATCTGCTGGCGAGAATGGCGAAGAAAGACAAGCGCGCGGCCTTCTGA
- a CDS encoding MFS transporter, translating to MSRSTLAIPRRSDFRTALAAMAVMMAGASAPSPFYPMLQESIGFSPAMLTGIFAVYTIALLASLLVTGSLSDHLGRRPVISFGFLLLALSLLLFYQATDVPQLMLARTLQGIAAGLLLSALSAAIVDLEPRDRPGSASIWNSVIPLSGLALGALGAGLLMDITVTAEADVFGLLIVAYTLLAVVIWSIPETAPRHEGVWSSLRPRIGLPASAAKAFWRSAPAVIAGWATGGLYLSLGAPIIRQVFGAEDHTTQAIVIVLLCGAGAGACFLARKHSSRSVTLYGTSALALGTALTLFAILWQSLPAYLVALTIAGTGFGTCFYGVMRSIVPTVRAEERGELFASLFTLSYLAFGLPTLIAGLTIGTLGLTSTTLIYGSLIVLFSALAGLLRKFKTPD from the coding sequence TTGTCCCGATCGACCCTTGCCATTCCCCGCCGCTCCGATTTCCGCACGGCGCTCGCCGCCATGGCCGTGATGATGGCCGGGGCAAGCGCGCCCTCGCCTTTCTACCCCATGCTTCAGGAAAGCATCGGCTTTTCTCCGGCCATGCTGACCGGCATCTTTGCCGTCTACACGATTGCCCTGCTGGCCTCGCTTCTTGTCACGGGGTCGCTGTCGGATCATCTGGGCCGGCGGCCGGTGATCTCCTTCGGCTTTCTCCTCCTGGCTCTCAGCCTCCTCCTGTTTTACCAGGCAACTGACGTGCCGCAGCTGATGCTGGCCAGAACCCTGCAGGGCATTGCCGCGGGCCTGTTGCTCTCGGCCCTCTCGGCGGCCATTGTCGATCTTGAGCCCAGGGATCGCCCCGGCAGCGCCTCCATCTGGAATTCCGTCATCCCGCTCAGCGGCCTGGCGCTGGGCGCGCTGGGGGCGGGCCTGCTGATGGACATCACCGTGACGGCGGAGGCCGATGTGTTCGGCCTGCTGATCGTCGCCTACACACTGCTTGCCGTCGTCATCTGGTCAATTCCCGAGACCGCGCCTCGCCACGAAGGCGTCTGGTCATCGCTTCGCCCGCGCATCGGCCTGCCCGCCTCCGCCGCAAAGGCCTTCTGGCGCAGCGCTCCCGCCGTAATCGCGGGCTGGGCCACCGGCGGTCTGTATCTCTCGCTCGGCGCACCCATCATCCGCCAGGTCTTCGGCGCCGAAGATCACACCACGCAGGCAATCGTCATCGTTCTTTTGTGCGGCGCCGGAGCCGGTGCCTGCTTTCTGGCCCGGAAGCACTCCTCCCGAAGCGTCACCCTGTATGGCACCTCGGCGCTTGCACTGGGAACTGCGCTCACGCTGTTTGCCATCCTGTGGCAATCCCTTCCAGCCTATCTGGTGGCATTGACCATTGCCGGGACAGGATTTGGAACCTGTTTCTACGGCGTCATGCGCTCCATCGTGCCGACTGTCCGGGCCGAGGAGCGGGGCGAGCTCTTCGCCTCGCTGTTCACGCTGAGCTATCTCGCTTTCGGACTGCCCACGCTGATCGCTGGCCTGACGATCGGCACGCTGGGGCTCACCTCCACCACCCTGATCTACGGCTCCTTGATCGTTTTGTTTTCAGCGCTTGCCGGTCTGCTGCGAAAGTTCAAGACCCCCGACTGA
- a CDS encoding helix-turn-helix transcriptional regulator, producing MKLTDVLFALSDPERLEIVRQVADGPIEMAQCHLLDPRTPKSTKSHHMKVLREAGVLRNEIMGRGRRLTLRREDLEAKFPGLIQSVLSAAVPVSSD from the coding sequence ATGAAGCTCACGGATGTCCTCTTCGCCTTGAGCGATCCTGAACGGCTGGAGATTGTGCGGCAGGTTGCCGATGGTCCGATCGAAATGGCGCAGTGCCATCTCCTGGACCCGCGGACGCCCAAATCGACGAAATCACATCACATGAAGGTGCTGCGCGAGGCGGGCGTCCTGCGCAATGAGATCATGGGCCGGGGTCGCCGGCTGACCCTTCGCCGGGAGGATCTCGAGGCGAAATTTCCCGGCCTGATCCAGTCCGTTCTCTCCGCTGCGGTGCCTGTTTCTTCCGACTGA
- the ehuA gene encoding ectoine/hydroxyectoine ABC transporter ATP-binding protein EhuA: MTETKTSPLIDFSDVTKRFGILTVLDQFNFQVAQGEKVTLIGPSGSGKSTVLRILMTLEPFQEGRLTLDGISYHEPGAKGRFQASERHLRQIRNHVGMVFQSFNLFPHMTVLRNIVEAPVRVLGMARAEAEARAIELLQMVGLADKKDHYPVQLSGGQQQRVAIARAMAMRPRVLLFDEPTSALDPQLVGEVLSVIRDLAHEHDLTMLLVTHEMRFAREVSDRVCFFDKGRICEEGAPERIFEAPSQERTREFLASVLA; this comes from the coding sequence ATGACCGAGACTAAGACCAGCCCTCTCATCGACTTTTCCGACGTGACCAAGCGCTTCGGCATCTTGACGGTGCTCGATCAATTCAACTTTCAGGTCGCGCAGGGCGAAAAAGTGACCCTGATCGGACCCTCCGGATCGGGCAAGTCGACGGTGCTGCGCATCCTCATGACGCTGGAGCCATTCCAGGAGGGCCGCCTCACGCTCGACGGCATCTCCTACCACGAACCGGGCGCCAAGGGGCGCTTCCAGGCATCCGAAAGGCATCTTCGGCAAATCCGCAACCATGTCGGCATGGTCTTTCAGAGCTTCAACCTGTTTCCGCACATGACAGTCCTGCGCAATATCGTCGAGGCGCCCGTTCGTGTTCTGGGCATGGCGCGCGCCGAGGCCGAGGCACGGGCCATCGAGCTGTTGCAGATGGTGGGGCTGGCGGACAAGAAGGATCACTATCCGGTGCAATTGTCGGGCGGGCAGCAGCAGCGGGTGGCGATCGCCCGCGCCATGGCCATGCGGCCGCGTGTCCTCCTCTTCGACGAGCCTACCTCGGCGCTGGATCCGCAATTGGTGGGCGAAGTTCTCTCGGTCATTCGCGATCTTGCCCATGAGCATGATCTGACCATGCTCCTGGTCACACACGAGATGCGCTTTGCCCGTGAGGTGTCCGACCGGGTCTGCTTCTTCGACAAAGGGCGCATCTGCGAGGAGGGCGCGCCTGAAAGGATCTTCGAGGCGCCGAGCCAGGAGCGCACACGGGAATTTCTAGCCTCCGTTCTTGCCTGA
- the ehuD gene encoding ectoine/hydroxyectoine ABC transporter permease subunit EhuD yields MMYGYEWDTTSWVTYALSILPILLIGLTVTLKAAAAGFAIALVLGLVFALLRRSRLKSVSWTTAIIVEFLRDTPLLVQLFFLYYVLPEFGVVLPAFLTGALALGLQYAAYTSEVYRGGIEAVHYGQWEAATALNLTRMQTYRDIIIPQAIPRIVPAMGNYLVAMIKETPVLSVVTVLEMMGLANMIGERTFEYLVPLTLVGVIFLLLTLICSAGLHRLQKKLPKAGIPMR; encoded by the coding sequence ATGATGTACGGTTATGAATGGGATACGACGAGCTGGGTCACCTATGCCCTGTCCATCCTCCCGATCCTTCTGATCGGCCTGACGGTGACGCTCAAAGCCGCGGCGGCCGGCTTCGCCATCGCGCTCGTCCTCGGCCTTGTCTTCGCCTTGCTGCGGCGAAGCCGCCTGAAATCCGTCTCCTGGACCACCGCCATCATCGTGGAGTTCCTGCGGGATACGCCGCTCCTTGTGCAGCTCTTCTTCCTCTATTACGTGCTGCCTGAATTCGGCGTCGTGCTGCCGGCTTTCCTGACCGGGGCTCTGGCGCTCGGCCTGCAATACGCAGCCTATACCTCGGAAGTCTATCGCGGCGGCATTGAAGCGGTCCATTACGGCCAGTGGGAAGCTGCCACCGCGTTGAACCTCACGCGCATGCAGACCTATCGGGACATCATCATTCCGCAGGCGATCCCGCGCATCGTCCCTGCCATGGGCAATTACCTGGTGGCGATGATCAAGGAAACCCCGGTTCTGTCCGTCGTCACTGTGCTCGAGATGATGGGCCTTGCGAACATGATCGGCGAAAGAACCTTCGAATATCTCGTTCCGCTGACACTGGTTGGCGTGATCTTCCTTCTCCTGACGCTGATCTGCTCGGCCGGCCTTCACCGCCTGCAGAAAAAGCTCCCCAAAGCAGGGATCCCCATGCGATGA
- the ehuC gene encoding ectoine/hydroxyectoine ABC transporter permease subunit EhuC, which yields MNWATYLPMLWQGALVTMSITLAAIVIGACLAFFFGIMRAEGGPILSKVALCYTEVFRGTSLFVQLFWFYYALPLIGFSFDPITTGIFVLAAHAGGYGAEIVRGALASVSVQQLEAARALNFGRFQTLFRISLPQAIVEMMPAFGNLAIETLKLSSLVSLISIADLTFAAQSIRNLTLDSASIYSVTLVGYFAMSLLLMAVIKVIERLVRRGNVFPREAQP from the coding sequence ATGAACTGGGCAACCTATCTGCCGATGCTGTGGCAAGGCGCGCTCGTGACCATGTCGATCACGCTGGCGGCCATCGTCATTGGCGCCTGTCTGGCCTTTTTCTTCGGCATCATGCGGGCCGAGGGTGGGCCAATCCTGTCAAAGGTGGCGCTCTGCTACACGGAAGTGTTTCGCGGCACGTCGCTGTTCGTGCAGCTCTTCTGGTTCTACTACGCACTGCCGCTTATCGGCTTCAGCTTTGACCCGATCACCACCGGCATCTTCGTGCTGGCCGCCCATGCTGGCGGTTATGGCGCAGAAATCGTGCGCGGCGCCCTGGCATCGGTTTCGGTCCAGCAATTGGAGGCGGCCCGGGCGCTCAATTTCGGCCGTTTTCAGACGCTGTTTCGCATTTCCCTGCCGCAGGCGATTGTGGAGATGATGCCTGCCTTCGGCAATCTTGCAATCGAAACGCTGAAACTCTCCTCGCTGGTCTCGCTGATCTCGATTGCCGACCTGACCTTCGCCGCACAATCCATCCGCAACCTGACATTGGACAGCGCAAGCATCTATTCCGTCACCCTGGTCGGCTATTTTGCCATGTCCCTGCTGCTGATGGCGGTGATCAAGGTGATCGAGCGTCTGGTCCGGCGCGGCAATGTCTTCCCCCGCGAGGCGCAGCCGTGA
- the ehuB gene encoding ectoine/hydroxyectoine ABC transporter substrate-binding protein EhuB has translation MHITKLAGISALALTIGIGAANALTLDEVKEQGYIRAATANEVPYSYMQPDGTSAGIGPDVANAVLKSIGVNEVNWTVTPFGTLIPGLKAKRFDFAAAEQNISPERCKQVAFTEPNSSYGEGLLVKKGNPKGLTTYADIAKDPSLKVAVVSGANNVDFLRAVGVKDDQIVFIPANADAIPTVQSRVDAYAATELTVSELAKDQTNVEQVQPFTDPVVKDAPVRNYGGFAFRPEDKDLRDAFNAALVEFRKTDEYKQILTKYGLSEQSIAAAAEKSVADLCAGK, from the coding sequence ATGCATATCACCAAACTCGCCGGCATTTCCGCACTTGCCCTCACGATCGGCATCGGCGCGGCAAACGCGCTCACACTCGATGAAGTCAAGGAGCAGGGCTATATCCGGGCCGCCACCGCCAACGAGGTTCCCTATTCCTACATGCAGCCGGACGGCACTTCGGCAGGAATCGGCCCGGACGTTGCGAACGCCGTCCTGAAATCGATCGGCGTCAACGAGGTCAACTGGACGGTAACGCCGTTCGGAACGCTGATCCCCGGACTGAAGGCGAAGCGCTTCGATTTTGCCGCGGCAGAACAGAATATTTCGCCCGAGCGCTGCAAGCAGGTCGCCTTCACCGAGCCGAATTCCTCATATGGCGAAGGACTTCTCGTCAAGAAGGGCAATCCCAAGGGCCTCACCACCTATGCCGATATTGCCAAGGATCCATCCTTGAAAGTGGCTGTGGTCTCGGGCGCGAACAATGTCGATTTCCTGCGCGCCGTAGGTGTCAAGGATGACCAGATCGTCTTCATCCCGGCCAATGCGGATGCGATCCCCACCGTTCAGAGCCGTGTCGACGCCTATGCCGCCACCGAGCTAACTGTATCGGAACTGGCCAAGGACCAGACGAATGTCGAACAGGTCCAGCCATTCACCGATCCCGTCGTGAAGGACGCCCCGGTGCGCAATTATGGCGGCTTCGCCTTCCGCCCGGAAGATAAGGACCTGCGCGATGCCTTCAATGCGGCTCTGGTGGAATTCCGCAAGACGGATGAATACAAGCAGATCCTGACGAAATATGGTCTCTCCGAACAGAGCATTGCCGCGGCTGCGGAGAAGTCGGTCGCCGATCTCTGCGCCGGCAAATAA
- the doeB gene encoding N(2)-acetyl-L-2,4-diaminobutanoate deacetylase DoeB, which produces MLASLSRPSPIVATVDFNGKGVQHGHLRLPYSRDDSAWGSVMIPICVIANGEGQTALLTGANHGDEYEGPAALFELAQTLDPAEVSGRIIIVPALNYPAFCAGTRTSPIDRGNLNRSFPGRPDGSVTEKIADYVTRHLVPMADIVLDFHSGGRTLDFLPYAAAHELADKDQETRCFDAVGAFNAPFSMKMLEIDAVGMLDTTVEEMGKVFVTTELGGAGTASARTIGIARKGALNLLRHARILEGEPERAPTCWLDMPSSDCFTFAEDAGLIAFTRDLGDAVKAGEVIACVYPIGKTGLAPVTYRAAMDGVLAARHVPGLVKAGDCLSVVATVLETAD; this is translated from the coding sequence ATGCTTGCCAGTCTCTCCCGACCATCCCCCATCGTCGCCACCGTCGACTTCAATGGAAAAGGCGTTCAGCACGGTCATTTGCGCCTGCCCTACAGCCGGGATGACAGCGCCTGGGGGTCGGTGATGATCCCGATCTGCGTCATTGCCAATGGCGAGGGGCAGACAGCGCTTCTGACGGGCGCCAATCACGGCGACGAATATGAGGGGCCGGCGGCCCTGTTCGAACTGGCGCAGACGCTCGATCCTGCCGAGGTCAGCGGCCGCATCATCATCGTCCCTGCCCTCAATTACCCCGCCTTCTGTGCCGGAACGAGGACCTCGCCGATCGATCGCGGCAATCTCAACCGCAGTTTTCCCGGCCGGCCGGATGGCAGCGTCACGGAGAAGATCGCCGATTACGTGACGCGCCATCTGGTGCCGATGGCCGATATTGTCCTCGACTTCCATTCCGGCGGACGCACGCTGGATTTCCTGCCCTATGCGGCGGCCCATGAGCTTGCCGACAAGGATCAGGAGACCCGCTGCTTCGATGCGGTGGGTGCCTTCAACGCCCCCTTCTCGATGAAAATGCTGGAGATCGATGCCGTCGGAATGCTCGACACCACTGTCGAGGAGATGGGCAAGGTCTTCGTCACGACCGAACTGGGCGGCGCAGGAACGGCAAGTGCCAGGACCATCGGCATCGCTCGCAAAGGCGCCCTTAACCTGCTGCGACACGCAAGGATACTGGAGGGCGAGCCGGAGCGCGCGCCGACCTGCTGGCTGGACATGCCCTCCAGCGACTGTTTCACATTCGCGGAAGATGCCGGTCTGATCGCCTTTACGCGCGATCTCGGCGACGCCGTCAAGGCAGGCGAGGTCATTGCCTGTGTCTACCCCATCGGCAAGACGGGTCTCGCACCGGTGACCTATCGCGCCGCGATGGATGGCGTGCTTGCCGCGCGTCACGTCCCCGGTCTCGTCAAGGCCGGCGATTGTCTTTCTGTTGTCGCCACCGTCCTGGAGACAGCCGACTGA
- the doeA gene encoding ectoine hydrolase DoeA (DoeA (degradation of ectoine A) is also called EutD (ectoine utilization D).), translated as MSLTLNFTREEYADRLAKTRRAMEKAGIDLLIVTDPSNMHWLTGYDGWSFYVHQCVLVPPEGEPVWYGRKQDGNGAKRTAYLDHDNIIGYPDHYVQSTERHPMDLLSQIIGERGWSSTSIGVEMDNYYFSAAAFASLQAHLPNARFKDAAGLVNWQRAVKSPTELDYMRKAGKIVELMHQRIVDVVEPGMRKCDLVAEIYDAGIRGTPEFGGDYPAIVPLLPSGADASAPHLTWDDKPMRVGEGTFFEIAGAYKRYHCPLSRTVFLGKPTQAFLDAEKATLEGMEAGLAAARPGNTCEDIANAFFAVLKRYGIVKDNRTGYPIGLSYPPDWGERTMSLRPGDRTELKPGMTFHFMTGLWLDDMGLEITESIAITETGVECLSNAPRKLFVKD; from the coding sequence ATGAGCCTGACGCTGAATTTTACCCGCGAGGAATATGCGGACCGGCTGGCCAAGACGCGCCGCGCCATGGAGAAGGCTGGCATCGACCTTTTGATCGTCACCGACCCGTCCAATATGCACTGGCTGACGGGCTATGACGGATGGTCTTTTTATGTGCATCAATGCGTGCTTGTGCCCCCGGAAGGGGAGCCGGTCTGGTACGGCCGCAAGCAGGATGGCAATGGCGCCAAGCGGACCGCCTATCTCGACCACGACAATATCATCGGCTATCCCGATCACTACGTGCAGTCGACCGAGCGCCATCCGATGGATCTCCTGTCGCAGATCATCGGCGAGCGGGGCTGGTCGTCGACGTCGATCGGCGTCGAGATGGACAATTACTATTTCTCGGCTGCGGCTTTTGCATCGCTGCAGGCCCATCTTCCGAATGCGCGGTTCAAGGACGCCGCCGGTCTCGTTAACTGGCAGCGCGCCGTCAAGAGCCCGACGGAACTCGATTACATGCGCAAGGCCGGCAAAATCGTCGAACTCATGCATCAGCGTATTGTCGACGTGGTCGAGCCCGGCATGCGCAAATGCGATTTGGTTGCGGAAATTTATGATGCCGGCATTCGCGGCACGCCGGAATTCGGCGGCGATTATCCCGCCATCGTCCCGCTCCTGCCATCCGGCGCCGACGCATCCGCCCCGCACCTGACCTGGGACGACAAGCCCATGCGTGTCGGAGAAGGCACCTTCTTCGAGATCGCCGGCGCCTACAAGCGCTACCACTGCCCCCTGTCGCGCACCGTCTTTCTCGGCAAGCCCACCCAGGCCTTTCTCGATGCGGAGAAGGCGACGCTGGAAGGTATGGAGGCCGGCCTTGCCGCGGCACGACCCGGCAATACCTGCGAGGATATTGCCAATGCCTTCTTCGCCGTCCTGAAGAGGTACGGCATCGTCAAGGACAACCGCACCGGCTATCCGATCGGGCTGTCCTACCCGCCGGATTGGGGCGAGCGCACCATGAGTCTGCGGCCGGGGGATCGCACGGAATTGAAGCCGGGAATGACCTTCCATTTCATGACCGGCCTGTGGCTGGACGATATGGGCCTGGAGATCACCGAAAGCATCGCGATCACCGAAACCGGTGTCGAATGCCTCTCCAACGCGCCGCGCAAGCTGTTCGTGAAGGATTAA
- the eutC gene encoding ectoine utilization protein EutC — protein MLILSEEDLKSLVPLDLSAVDCIEEAFAALATKPVAMPPILRLDIPEFRGEVDVKTAYVPGLDGFAIKVSPGFFDNPKLGLPSLNGLMILFNARTGLVEALLLDNGYLTDIRTAAAGAVAARHLSRQQASTAAILGAGAQARQQLAALMLVRPIRAARVWARDPAKAVQFAAAAADEFGIEIVAAETARDAVQGVDIIVTTTPAQAPILAADWLEHGQHLTAMGSDAEHKNEVDPALFGRAIYIADRLSQTRILGELHHAIEAGTAAADQSFAELGAVICKKATGRRGDEDITFADLTGTGVQDTAIANLALRRAHEAGRGHRFSTDRNRGGAA, from the coding sequence ATGCTGATCCTCAGCGAAGAAGATCTCAAAAGCCTCGTCCCGCTCGATCTTTCGGCGGTGGATTGCATCGAGGAGGCCTTTGCCGCGCTGGCTACCAAGCCAGTGGCCATGCCGCCCATTCTGCGGCTGGACATACCGGAATTTCGCGGTGAGGTGGACGTCAAGACCGCTTATGTTCCGGGCCTGGACGGGTTCGCGATCAAAGTCAGCCCCGGCTTCTTCGACAATCCCAAGCTTGGCCTTCCGAGCCTGAACGGGCTGATGATCCTGTTCAACGCGCGCACCGGCCTCGTCGAGGCCCTGCTTCTGGACAATGGCTATCTGACGGATATTCGCACCGCCGCGGCCGGCGCCGTGGCCGCGCGTCACCTCTCCCGACAGCAGGCATCGACCGCCGCCATCCTTGGTGCCGGCGCGCAGGCGCGCCAGCAACTGGCTGCACTGATGCTGGTCCGGCCAATCCGCGCGGCGCGGGTCTGGGCCCGGGATCCGGCCAAAGCGGTGCAGTTTGCCGCTGCGGCGGCAGACGAATTCGGCATAGAGATCGTGGCAGCCGAGACTGCCCGCGATGCCGTTCAGGGTGTCGATATCATCGTTACCACCACGCCGGCGCAGGCGCCGATCCTCGCGGCCGACTGGCTGGAGCACGGCCAGCATCTCACCGCGATGGGCTCGGATGCAGAACACAAGAACGAGGTGGATCCGGCGCTCTTCGGGCGCGCGATCTATATCGCGGACCGCCTGTCGCAGACCCGCATTCTCGGGGAATTGCATCACGCCATCGAGGCCGGGACGGCTGCGGCGGACCAGAGCTTCGCCGAACTCGGCGCCGTCATCTGCAAAAAAGCCACAGGCAGGCGCGGCGACGAGGACATCACTTTCGCCGACCTTACCGGAACCGGCGTCCAGGATACGGCCATTGCCAATCTCGCGCTCCGGCGCGCTCACGAGGCGGGCCGCGGCCACAGGTTTTCAACCGATAGGAACAGGGGAGGCGCAGCATGA